One segment of Panthera leo isolate Ple1 chromosome A3, P.leo_Ple1_pat1.1, whole genome shotgun sequence DNA contains the following:
- the ARHGAP25 gene encoding rho GTPase-activating protein 25 isoform X6, with translation MPRWDSGCGFSALALLFCWNFRKKTPKHRKKAVFGQRLDETVAYEQKFGPHLVPILVEKCAEFILQHGLNEEGIFRLPGQDNLVKQLRDAFDAGERPSFDRDTDVHTVASLLKLYLRDLPEPVVPWSQYEGFLLCGQLMNADEAKAQQELVKQLSILPRDNYNLLSYICRFLHEIQLNCGVNKMSVDNLATVIGVNLIRSKVEDPAVIMRGTPQIQRVMTMMIRDHEVLFPKSKDTPLSPPAQKNDPKKAPVARSSVGWDATEDPTMSRTDSFSNTTSDSDVGSPTGQQPSDGYLEESSKAPKEKLGDWKLQSRKRTQTLPNRKCFLTSTFQGANSNKVEIFKNEFWSPSSGVEAGEGHRRTMSQGMPHFSDSQRTSTYDNIPSLPGAPGDGAAAVSSHACDSKRETLASPNSETGPGKKNSGEEELESLQRVVQELQKEIETQKQMYEEQIKNLEKENYDVWAKVVRLNEELEKEKKKFAALEISLRNVERSREDVERRNKALEEEVKEFVKSMKEPKANA, from the exons ATGCCGCGGTGGGACTCGGGCTGTGGCTTTTCTGCCCTGGCCCTGCTCTTTTGCTggaatttcaggaagaaaacacCCAAGCACCGAAAGAAAG ctGTGTTTGGCCAGCGTTTGGATGAGACCGTGGCCTATGAGCAGAAATTTGGCCCCCACCTGGTGCCCATCCTGGTGGAGAAGTGTGCGGAGTTCATCCTCCAGCACGGCCTGAATGAAGAGGGCATCTTCCGACTGCCTGGGCAGGACAACCTGGTGAAGCAGCTCAGAGACGCTTTTGATGCCGGGGAGCGGCCCTCCTTTGACAG AGATACAGATGTACACACCGTGGCCTCCCTGTTAAAGCTTTACCTCCGAGACCTCCCAGAGCCAGTGGTTCCCTGGAGCCAGTATGAGGGGTTCCTGCTGTGCGGGCAGCTCATGAATGCAGATGAGGCAAAG GCTCAGCAGGAGCTGGTGAAGCAGCTGTCCATCCTTCCTCGAGACAACTATAACCTCCTGAGCTACATATGCAG GTTCCTACATGAAATCCAGTTGAACTGTGGTGTTAATAAAATGAGCGTGGATAACCTGGCTACTGTGATTGGTGTGAATCTCATCAGGTCAAAGGTTGAAGACCCTGCTGTGATCATGAGAG gGACTCCTCAAATCCAAAGAGTGATGACCATGATGATCAGAGACCATGAAGTTCTGTTTCCCAAGTCCAAGGATACACCCCTGTCACCCCCTGCTCAAAAAAATGACCCCAAGAAAGCTCCAGTGGCTCGAAGTTCTGTGGGTTGGGATGCCACTGAAGACCCCACGATGTCTAGGACAGACAGCTTTAGTAACACG ACCAGCGACTCAGACGTAGGAAGCCCCACTGGACAACAGCCGAGTGATGGGTATTTGGAAGAGAGCAGTAAAGCCCCCAAGGAAAAGCTAGGAGATTGGAAGCTGCAGTCGAGAAAAAGGACTCAGACGCTCCCTAATCGGAAATGCTTCTTGACATCGACGTTTCAAGGTGCCAACAGCAACAAAGTAGAGATCTTTAAGAATGAGTTCTGGTCGCCCTCTTCAGGGGtagaggcaggggaagggcaccgGAGAACAATGTCTCAAGGTATGCCCCACTTTTCTGACTCCCAGCGGACTTCCACCTATGATAACATCCCTTCCctgcctggggcccctggggaTGGGGCAGCTGCGGTCTCTTCCCATGCTTGTGACTCCAAGAGAGAAACTCTTGCCAGCCCAAACTCTGAAACCGGACCTGGAAAAAAGAACTCTGGAGAAGAGGAACTTGAATCCTTGCAGAGGGTGGTCCAGGAACtgcaaaaggaaatagaaacacagaAGCAAATGTATGAGGAACAGATCAAAAA CCTTGAGAAGGAAAATTACGATGTCTGGGCCAAGGTGGTGAGGCTCAATGAAGaactggagaaggagaagaagaaatttgCAGCCTTGGAAATCAGCCTCCGCAATGTGGAGCGCTCCCGGGAGGATGTTGAGAGGAGGAACAAGGCCCTGGAAGAAGAAGTCAAGGAATTTGTCAAATCAATGAAAGAGCCCAAGGCCAATGCTTGA
- the ARHGAP25 gene encoding rho GTPase-activating protein 25 isoform X5 translates to MEQCWMPRWDSGCGFSALALLFCWNFRKKTPKHRKKAVFGQRLDETVAYEQKFGPHLVPILVEKCAEFILQHGLNEEGIFRLPGQDNLVKQLRDAFDAGERPSFDRDTDVHTVASLLKLYLRDLPEPVVPWSQYEGFLLCGQLMNADEAKAQQELVKQLSILPRDNYNLLSYICRFLHEIQLNCGVNKMSVDNLATVIGVNLIRSKVEDPAVIMRGTPQIQRVMTMMIRDHEVLFPKSKDTPLSPPAQKNDPKKAPVARSSVGWDATEDPTMSRTDSFSNTTSDSDVGSPTGQQPSDGYLEESSKAPKEKLGDWKLQSRKRTQTLPNRKCFLTSTFQGANSNKVEIFKNEFWSPSSGVEAGEGHRRTMSQGMPHFSDSQRTSTYDNIPSLPGAPGDGAAAVSSHACDSKRETLASPNSETGPGKKNSGEEELESLQRVVQELQKEIETQKQMYEEQIKNLEKENYDVWAKVVRLNEELEKEKKKFAALEISLRNVERSREDVERRNKALEEEVKEFVKSMKEPKANA, encoded by the exons ATGGAGCAATGCTG GATGCCGCGGTGGGACTCGGGCTGTGGCTTTTCTGCCCTGGCCCTGCTCTTTTGCTggaatttcaggaagaaaacacCCAAGCACCGAAAGAAAG ctGTGTTTGGCCAGCGTTTGGATGAGACCGTGGCCTATGAGCAGAAATTTGGCCCCCACCTGGTGCCCATCCTGGTGGAGAAGTGTGCGGAGTTCATCCTCCAGCACGGCCTGAATGAAGAGGGCATCTTCCGACTGCCTGGGCAGGACAACCTGGTGAAGCAGCTCAGAGACGCTTTTGATGCCGGGGAGCGGCCCTCCTTTGACAG AGATACAGATGTACACACCGTGGCCTCCCTGTTAAAGCTTTACCTCCGAGACCTCCCAGAGCCAGTGGTTCCCTGGAGCCAGTATGAGGGGTTCCTGCTGTGCGGGCAGCTCATGAATGCAGATGAGGCAAAG GCTCAGCAGGAGCTGGTGAAGCAGCTGTCCATCCTTCCTCGAGACAACTATAACCTCCTGAGCTACATATGCAG GTTCCTACATGAAATCCAGTTGAACTGTGGTGTTAATAAAATGAGCGTGGATAACCTGGCTACTGTGATTGGTGTGAATCTCATCAGGTCAAAGGTTGAAGACCCTGCTGTGATCATGAGAG gGACTCCTCAAATCCAAAGAGTGATGACCATGATGATCAGAGACCATGAAGTTCTGTTTCCCAAGTCCAAGGATACACCCCTGTCACCCCCTGCTCAAAAAAATGACCCCAAGAAAGCTCCAGTGGCTCGAAGTTCTGTGGGTTGGGATGCCACTGAAGACCCCACGATGTCTAGGACAGACAGCTTTAGTAACACG ACCAGCGACTCAGACGTAGGAAGCCCCACTGGACAACAGCCGAGTGATGGGTATTTGGAAGAGAGCAGTAAAGCCCCCAAGGAAAAGCTAGGAGATTGGAAGCTGCAGTCGAGAAAAAGGACTCAGACGCTCCCTAATCGGAAATGCTTCTTGACATCGACGTTTCAAGGTGCCAACAGCAACAAAGTAGAGATCTTTAAGAATGAGTTCTGGTCGCCCTCTTCAGGGGtagaggcaggggaagggcaccgGAGAACAATGTCTCAAGGTATGCCCCACTTTTCTGACTCCCAGCGGACTTCCACCTATGATAACATCCCTTCCctgcctggggcccctggggaTGGGGCAGCTGCGGTCTCTTCCCATGCTTGTGACTCCAAGAGAGAAACTCTTGCCAGCCCAAACTCTGAAACCGGACCTGGAAAAAAGAACTCTGGAGAAGAGGAACTTGAATCCTTGCAGAGGGTGGTCCAGGAACtgcaaaaggaaatagaaacacagaAGCAAATGTATGAGGAACAGATCAAAAA CCTTGAGAAGGAAAATTACGATGTCTGGGCCAAGGTGGTGAGGCTCAATGAAGaactggagaaggagaagaagaaatttgCAGCCTTGGAAATCAGCCTCCGCAATGTGGAGCGCTCCCGGGAGGATGTTGAGAGGAGGAACAAGGCCCTGGAAGAAGAAGTCAAGGAATTTGTCAAATCAATGAAAGAGCCCAAGGCCAATGCTTGA
- the ARHGAP25 gene encoding rho GTPase-activating protein 25 isoform X4, whose translation MPHILRMPRWDSGCGFSALALLFCWNFRKKTPKHRKKAVFGQRLDETVAYEQKFGPHLVPILVEKCAEFILQHGLNEEGIFRLPGQDNLVKQLRDAFDAGERPSFDRDTDVHTVASLLKLYLRDLPEPVVPWSQYEGFLLCGQLMNADEAKAQQELVKQLSILPRDNYNLLSYICRFLHEIQLNCGVNKMSVDNLATVIGVNLIRSKVEDPAVIMRGTPQIQRVMTMMIRDHEVLFPKSKDTPLSPPAQKNDPKKAPVARSSVGWDATEDPTMSRTDSFSNTTSDSDVGSPTGQQPSDGYLEESSKAPKEKLGDWKLQSRKRTQTLPNRKCFLTSTFQGANSNKVEIFKNEFWSPSSGVEAGEGHRRTMSQGMPHFSDSQRTSTYDNIPSLPGAPGDGAAAVSSHACDSKRETLASPNSETGPGKKNSGEEELESLQRVVQELQKEIETQKQMYEEQIKNLEKENYDVWAKVVRLNEELEKEKKKFAALEISLRNVERSREDVERRNKALEEEVKEFVKSMKEPKANA comes from the exons ATGCCTCATATTCTTAGGATGCCGCGGTGGGACTCGGGCTGTGGCTTTTCTGCCCTGGCCCTGCTCTTTTGCTggaatttcaggaagaaaacacCCAAGCACCGAAAGAAAG ctGTGTTTGGCCAGCGTTTGGATGAGACCGTGGCCTATGAGCAGAAATTTGGCCCCCACCTGGTGCCCATCCTGGTGGAGAAGTGTGCGGAGTTCATCCTCCAGCACGGCCTGAATGAAGAGGGCATCTTCCGACTGCCTGGGCAGGACAACCTGGTGAAGCAGCTCAGAGACGCTTTTGATGCCGGGGAGCGGCCCTCCTTTGACAG AGATACAGATGTACACACCGTGGCCTCCCTGTTAAAGCTTTACCTCCGAGACCTCCCAGAGCCAGTGGTTCCCTGGAGCCAGTATGAGGGGTTCCTGCTGTGCGGGCAGCTCATGAATGCAGATGAGGCAAAG GCTCAGCAGGAGCTGGTGAAGCAGCTGTCCATCCTTCCTCGAGACAACTATAACCTCCTGAGCTACATATGCAG GTTCCTACATGAAATCCAGTTGAACTGTGGTGTTAATAAAATGAGCGTGGATAACCTGGCTACTGTGATTGGTGTGAATCTCATCAGGTCAAAGGTTGAAGACCCTGCTGTGATCATGAGAG gGACTCCTCAAATCCAAAGAGTGATGACCATGATGATCAGAGACCATGAAGTTCTGTTTCCCAAGTCCAAGGATACACCCCTGTCACCCCCTGCTCAAAAAAATGACCCCAAGAAAGCTCCAGTGGCTCGAAGTTCTGTGGGTTGGGATGCCACTGAAGACCCCACGATGTCTAGGACAGACAGCTTTAGTAACACG ACCAGCGACTCAGACGTAGGAAGCCCCACTGGACAACAGCCGAGTGATGGGTATTTGGAAGAGAGCAGTAAAGCCCCCAAGGAAAAGCTAGGAGATTGGAAGCTGCAGTCGAGAAAAAGGACTCAGACGCTCCCTAATCGGAAATGCTTCTTGACATCGACGTTTCAAGGTGCCAACAGCAACAAAGTAGAGATCTTTAAGAATGAGTTCTGGTCGCCCTCTTCAGGGGtagaggcaggggaagggcaccgGAGAACAATGTCTCAAGGTATGCCCCACTTTTCTGACTCCCAGCGGACTTCCACCTATGATAACATCCCTTCCctgcctggggcccctggggaTGGGGCAGCTGCGGTCTCTTCCCATGCTTGTGACTCCAAGAGAGAAACTCTTGCCAGCCCAAACTCTGAAACCGGACCTGGAAAAAAGAACTCTGGAGAAGAGGAACTTGAATCCTTGCAGAGGGTGGTCCAGGAACtgcaaaaggaaatagaaacacagaAGCAAATGTATGAGGAACAGATCAAAAA CCTTGAGAAGGAAAATTACGATGTCTGGGCCAAGGTGGTGAGGCTCAATGAAGaactggagaaggagaagaagaaatttgCAGCCTTGGAAATCAGCCTCCGCAATGTGGAGCGCTCCCGGGAGGATGTTGAGAGGAGGAACAAGGCCCTGGAAGAAGAAGTCAAGGAATTTGTCAAATCAATGAAAGAGCCCAAGGCCAATGCTTGA